Proteins encoded together in one Plasmodium cynomolgi strain B DNA, chromosome 9, whole genome shotgun sequence window:
- a CDS encoding WD domain G-beta repeat domain containing protein (putative), producing the protein MEEDDGGGSSSNRDGLNKQILIQFVNHENKSTGPVINVPLSITKDNLDQLINDLNTKNNDSSIQDDYQQNLNYSFMINDKLAIKNNLYETIKDNAISSEDILRIKYFPLNIFKIKRITTCNSTLPATAGMDQNVFIYETHTGKLVNKLSGHKKEVTTLCFEPLHLLNRSSIQKIAPDVKKRKKENETEGETINGAKKGKFDAETELEASSYGPPNGTSEAPSGEIKQNKGEKGDESNVGGDQYDPNSDNPEEAPPKGASHKSTPPKSISHKSTPPKSISHKSAPPKGASHKSAYFLKCRLASAGKDGCIRINNVLNNCVEKVLTGHTNTITCILWSGTDQQNSRIYSSSRDTTIKVWNPNEGTLLHNFKGHKHWVNCLSINTERIIKNGIYNLDLIINKIHVENHIEKSKTIFKNFFQSVKNEKLVSGSDDGTLYLIDCLPNDEFKSIRLIGHQKTVIHAQFSPDGNFIASCSFDNTVRLWSGNNGQFLTVYRGHVGPVYKVVWSIDNNYVVSCSQDSTLKLWKVSHLLSQLKKKKVTPSGEEDATLSTNGTANEKEGKSDSKQQNGKDCPPNGKNTKKVKTLLVDLPGHSDAVYAIDWSNDGKYVASGGKDKLLKIWSY; encoded by the exons ATGGAAGAAGATGATGGCGGCGGTAGTAGCAGCAACAGAGATGGGCTGAATAAGCAAATCCTCATCCAGTTTGTGAATCACGAAAACAAATCGACGGGTCCAGTAATCAACGTGCCTCTTAGCATAACAAAGGATAATTTGGATCAACTCATTAATGACttgaatacaaaaaataatgacagTTCTATTCAGGACGATTATCAACAGAATTTGAACTACTCCTTTATGATTAATGACAAAttagcaataaaaaataatttgtatgaAACTATAAAGGATAATGCTATAAGTAGTGAAGATATTTTacgtataaaatatttccctttaaatatttttaaaattaaaagaattacaACATGCAATTCTACCTTACCTG CTACAGCGGGTATGGACCAAAATGTCTTTATATACGAAACACACACAGGCAAATTGGTAAATAAATTAAGTGGGCATAAGAAGGAAGTTACAACGTTATGCTTTGAGCCCCTTCACTTGCTCAACAGAAGCTCCATACAGAAAATTGCTCCTGATgtgaaaaagaggaaaaaggaaaacgaaacagAAGGGGAGACAATAAATGgggccaaaaaggggaaattcgACGCAGAAACGGAATTGGAGGCTTCTTCTTATGGTCCCCCAAATGGAACGAGCGAAGCGCCAAGTGGggaaattaaacaaaataaaggggaaaagggagaCGAAAGTAACGTGGGGGGTGACCAATACGACCCAAATAGTGATAACCCCGAAGAAGCCCCTCCAAAAGGGGCCTCTCACAAAAGTACCCCTCCAAAAAGCATCTCTCACAAAAGTACCCCTCCAAAAAGCATCTCTCACAAAAGTGCCCCTCCAAAAGGGGCCTCTCACAAAAGTGCGTACTTCCTAAAATGCAGACTTGCCAGCGCAGGCAAAGATGGCTGCATCAGAATCAACAACGTCCTGAACAACTGCGTGGAGAAGGTGCTGACCGGACACACAAACACAATCACGTGCATACTATGGTCTGGCACGGACCAGCAGAATAGCAGAATCTATAGCAGCTCGAGAGATACTACAATCAAAGTATGGAACCCCAACGAAGGTACACTCCTTCATAATTTTAAGGGACACAAACACTGGGTTAATTGCTTATCTATAAACACAGAACGGATAatcaaaaatggcatttaCAACCTCGACCTTATCATAAACAAAATACACGTAGAAAATCATATCGAAAAAtcaaaaacaatttttaaaaattttttccaaagcgTAAAGAATGAAAAACTGGTAAGTGGATCAGACGATGGGACTCTTTACCTTATTGATTGTCTACCAAATGATGAATTCAAATCCATCAGATTAATAGGTCACCAAAAGACAGTTATACATGCACAGTTTTCTCCCGATGGAAATTTCATTGCTTCATGTTCTTTCGATAATACCGTTAGACTGTGGTCCGGAAATAATGGTCAATTTTTAACCGTCTATCGTGGTCATGTTGGACCCGTTTACAAAGTCGTTTGGTCCATTGATAACAACTACGTTGTTTCGTGTAGCCAAGATAGCACGTTGAAATTGTGGAAGGTCAGCCACCTCCTTTCgcagttaaaaaagaaaaaggtaacTCCCTCAGGTGAAGAAGACGCAACTCTCTCAACTAATGGGACTGCCAATGAGAAGGAAGGGAAAAGTGATTCaaagcaacaaaatgggaaggacTGCCCTCCTAACGGGAAAAACaccaaaaaggtgaaaacgCTCCTTGTGGACCTTCCGGGGCACTCAGACGCTGTGTACGCCATCGACTGGTCTAACGACGGCAAGTATGTCGCCTCCGGAGGGAAAGACAAGCTTTTGAAGATATGGTCCTACTGA
- a CDS encoding hypothetical protein (putative): MQFLNFATLFTFLIAAYTFCATENDPSFCKKTHRGILKYHKKKVHNRASLTSAAKMWHDKLDAQDYFTVSAVLKNGTLDFYRGSTIYDTIDLTEVVTPLSIYSTSPECMTWLFLTKQILCLNMGEMRNESDEKTLEDVQYNIINNDNFDGVSINIQQDLEDIPNVVIKAES; this comes from the exons atgcagttCCTCAACTTCGCCACGTTGTTTACCTTCCTAATTGCTGCTTACACCTTTTGCGCAACGGAAAATGACCCgtccttttgcaaaaaaacacacaggGGAATCCTCAAGTACCATAAGAAGAAGGTACACAATAGAGCCTCACTAACAAGTGCCGCTAAAATGTGGCATGATAAGTtg GACGCACAGGACTACTTCACCGTATCTGCAGTTTTGAAAAATGGCACGCTCGACTTCTACAG AGGCTCCACCATTTACGACACCATAGACTTAACCGAAGTTGTAACTCCGCTGTCCATTTATTCAACCAGCCCTGAGTGCATGACT TGGCTATTCTTGACGAAGCAAATACTCTGCCTCAATATGGGCGAGATGCGGAACGAGAGCGACGAAAAGACGTTGGAGGACGTTCAATACAAC ATCATAAACAATGACAACTTCGATGGCGTTTCCATTAACATACAACAGGACCTCGAGGATATCCCCAACG TTGTCATCAAAGCGGAGTCGTGA
- a CDS encoding hypothetical protein (putative) has translation MKEKLLETDALAEYKKAHKKNYEQRLIREKELQEKEQADEIANERNKKEQAYKQLQIEKDREYSIQYYHEINSLHRANTVSTDDGSPMLSNYTERLISSSHYTYMSDGAARGILDDGSRVPFSRRIQDFFSSSDMRQCFGCSRVQIVCNVILFIMVITFIVIFAFL, from the exons atgaaagaaaaactaCTAGAGACGGACGCTCTAgcggaatataaaaaagcccacaaaaaaaactacgaGCAAAGACTTATAAGGGAAAAGGAACTCCAGGAAAAGGAACAGGCGGACGAAATAGCTAacgaaaggaacaaaaaggaacaagcATATAAGCAGCTGCAAATAGAAAAGGACAGAGAATACTCAATTCAATATTACCACGAAATAAATAGTCTACATCGAGCAAACACGGTTAGCACCGATGATGGTTCACCTATGCTGAGTAACTACACAGAGAGGTTAATAAGTTCTTCTCATTACACCTACATGTCGGATGGCGCAGCACGTGGTATCTTGGACGATGGATCAAGGGTTCCCTTTTCTCGAAGGATACAGGATTTCTTTTCGAGCAG TGACATGAGGCAGTGCTTTGGATGCAGTAGAGTTCAAATCGTTTGCAACGTCATTCTCTTCATTATGGTTATTACgtttattgttattttcgccttcttatga
- a CDS encoding hypothetical protein (putative), with amino-acid sequence MSNILNTSATCLHNFLIQMKNLTSRQSLRSYLVIYNFLLIIFLLFLLIKCRNKCRRTKRLDPSPRVAHKQVDAHPTEESSKEGGQSQNNGGSKRRGGSKTRNGNQRGNGNQSGDKNQSGDRNQSGGRNQSRDRNQSRNGNQSGNGNQSRGGNQSRSGSKRKAQITNKSRATSKGRANSKAQNNGKGRNASKGKKTTKGNPNRSTDFEQEQNVASTINSLRSRASNQKDNAQRENSPINTKSSRRTGLEMAQMNKMVTSNSIFAF; translated from the exons atgagtaacaTTCTGAATACTAGTGCCACTTgcctgcacaattttttaatccaaATGAAGAACTTAACTTCGAGACAATCATTACGCTCTTACCtcgtaatatataatttcctcctcattatatttctattatttttgctaatAAAATGCAGGAATAAATGTAGACGCACCAAAAGGCTAGACCCCTCTCCACGAGTTGCACACAAGCAGGTGGATGCTCATCCCACGGAGGAGAGTAGCAAAGAGGGGGGACAAAGCCAAAACAACGGGGGGAGTAAAAGACGGGGTGGGAGCAAAACCAGAAATGGAAACCAAAGAGGGAATGGAAACCAAAGTGGGGATAAAAACCAAAGCGGTGATAGAAACCAAAGCGGGGGTAGAAACCAAAGCAGGGATAGAAACCAAAGCAGGAATGGAAATCAAAGCGGGAATGGAAACCAAAGTAGGGGTGGAAACCAAAGCAGGAGTGGGAGCAAACGGAAGGCGCAAATCACAAATAAGAGTCGCGCAACAAGCAAGGGACGAGCCAACAGCAAAGCACAAAATAATGGTAAAGGGAGAAACGCaagcaaagggaaaaaaactacaaagGGAAACCCCAATAGAAGCACCGACTTCGAACAAGAACAAAACGTGGCGAGCACAATAAACAGCTTAAGGTCCAGAGCGAGCAATCAAAAGGATAATGCCCAACGAGAAAACTCCCCtataaatacaaaatcaAGTAGAAGAACAGGATTAGAAATGGcacaaatgaataaaatggTGACATCCAATTC TATATTCGCCTTTTGA
- a CDS encoding leucine-rich repeat protein (putative): MSNAQNGVTNDTHGEDIPSARDQSTEKEKPSSSNEDALFHIKDGLTQLEKTLSGDGYAFSNLTCKNKNLNCIPKEIEKYKHLKYINMSHNKIEDIDKLYSLSNVVFLDMSNNMIKTIKKLASNCLKNCVYMNLSHNLIKKVEDIKMQNLRELDLSHNNIENMNINLPSSVKKLNLSNNNIKTLALKNKLDNLESIDLSSNPIENIEFSEIAPNINYLKINNNSTMPMSQLSNLNNFKELHQLDMDNYLHFKDISYKEIKQILEANTKDIDLQKFNGNRIDKQGAAGITRKKPSQHIGCAYIYVLWVHL, from the exons ATGAGCaacgcacaaaatggtgttACGAATGACACACATGGAGAGGACATCCCCTCCGCGAGGGATCAATCaacggaaaaggaaaagccgAGCAGTAGTAACGAAGATGCCCTATTTCATATCAAGGACGGCTTGACACAGTTAGAAAAAACACTGAGCGGAGATGGGTACGCCTTTAGCAACTTGacttgtaaaaataaaaatttgaattgcATTCCAaaggaaatagaaaaatataaacacctcaagtatataaatatgtctCATAACAAAATAGAAGATATAGACAAGCTGTACAGTCTGAGCAACGTTGTTTTTTTAGATATGTCTAATAATATGATcaaaacgataaaaaaactgGCAAGTaattgcttaaaaaattgtgtctACATGAATTTATCTcacaatttaattaaaaaggtggaagacataaaaatgcaaaacttAAGAGAACTCGATTTGTCTCACAATAAcatagaaaatatgaacattaATCTGCCTAGTagtgttaaaaaattaaacctCTCAaataacaatataaaaacattagCTCTTAAAAATAAGCTAGACAATTTGGAGTCCATAGACTTATCATCCAACCCTATCGAGAATATAGAATTTAGTGAAATCGCTCCCAACATAAATTATCTTAAAATTAACAACAACAGTACCATGCCTATGAGTCAACTGAGTAACCTGAACAACTTCAAGGAACTGCACCAGCTAGATATGGATAATTATCTGCATTTCAAAGATATATCGTACAAGGAGATTAAGCAAATTTTGGAGGCTAACACAAAGGATATTGACCTGCAGAAGTTTAATGGAAACCGGATAGACAAGCAAGGCGCCGCGGGGATCACTAGAAAAAAACCTTCCCA ACACATCGGGTGCGCATATATCTATGTGTTGTGGGTACATCTTTAA